The following proteins are co-located in the Polystyrenella longa genome:
- a CDS encoding NAD(P)/FAD-dependent oxidoreductase encodes MQTPHRVVVVGGGFGGLFAARSLKKVYVDVTLIDRRNFHLFQPLLYQVATGALSPANIAAPLRSILERQKNTRIILDEVVDFDVESREVITAEGRVPYDTLIVAAGSQQSYFGQDHWEEFAPGLKSIEDATSIRHRILYAFEAAEKEPDPVKREAWLTFVVVGAGPTGCEMAGAIAEIAHHTLKQEFRTINPADAKLIIVEAAADPLSMYPADLIAKARKSLEKRDIQVRTNTKVVDVEHDYVEVQPVDGSADPERIDCHTVIWAAGVKASPLGEMLSIQTAVPLTRGGKVEVQQDLTIPGHPEIFVVGDMAQVLNRDGKPLPGLAPVAMQQGNYVANVIRNRVNEKPVPAPFTYKDRGSMATIGRASAIAQIGRWKLSGFFAWILWLFVHIMQIVQFENRLLVLVQWSWHYLTFNRSARLITGTEEQHEKKLEEELVGRH; translated from the coding sequence ATGCAGACCCCGCACCGCGTTGTCGTTGTTGGTGGAGGATTTGGGGGGCTTTTTGCCGCCCGATCCCTGAAGAAAGTTTATGTAGACGTTACGCTGATTGACCGTCGCAATTTCCACTTGTTCCAGCCATTGCTGTATCAGGTGGCGACCGGGGCTTTGTCACCGGCGAACATTGCCGCCCCCCTCCGCTCGATTCTGGAACGCCAGAAGAATACCCGCATCATCCTGGATGAAGTCGTTGATTTCGACGTCGAAAGTCGTGAAGTCATCACCGCAGAAGGAAGAGTTCCTTACGATACATTGATCGTCGCGGCGGGATCTCAGCAGTCGTATTTCGGACAGGATCATTGGGAAGAGTTCGCTCCCGGTTTGAAGTCGATAGAAGACGCGACCTCCATTCGTCACCGTATTCTCTATGCTTTTGAAGCGGCCGAGAAAGAGCCCGATCCGGTTAAGCGGGAAGCTTGGCTGACATTTGTGGTCGTCGGGGCAGGTCCCACTGGTTGCGAAATGGCAGGTGCAATCGCCGAGATCGCTCACCATACGCTCAAACAGGAATTTCGGACGATCAATCCGGCGGATGCCAAGCTGATCATTGTCGAGGCGGCCGCCGATCCCCTTTCGATGTATCCCGCTGACCTGATTGCCAAAGCCCGCAAGTCGCTCGAAAAAAGAGATATCCAGGTTAGAACGAACACCAAAGTAGTCGATGTGGAGCACGACTATGTCGAAGTTCAACCCGTCGACGGTTCAGCCGATCCGGAACGAATTGACTGCCATACCGTCATTTGGGCAGCCGGTGTAAAAGCGTCTCCTCTGGGAGAAATGCTTTCCATCCAAACAGCCGTCCCTCTGACACGCGGAGGGAAAGTGGAAGTTCAGCAGGATTTGACCATTCCCGGTCATCCGGAAATCTTTGTCGTCGGTGACATGGCTCAGGTACTGAACCGCGACGGAAAACCGCTTCCCGGTCTAGCGCCTGTCGCGATGCAGCAGGGAAACTATGTCGCCAATGTAATTCGCAACCGTGTGAATGAGAAACCGGTCCCGGCCCCGTTCACTTATAAGGACCGTGGTTCGATGGCAACTATTGGGCGAGCGTCGGCAATTGCCCAGATAGGTCGATGGAAACTCAGTGGATTTTTCGCCTGGATTCTCTGGTTGTTCGTTCACATTATGCAGATCGTCCAATTCGAGAATCGACTTCTTGTTCTGGTTCAATGGAGTTGGCACTATCTCACCTTCAATCGCTCTGCTCGCCTAATCACTGGCACAGAGGAACAGCACGAAAAAAAGCTGGAAGAAGAACTCGTCGGTAGGCATTAA
- a CDS encoding TIM barrel protein — MQRRDFLAQTALAAGAMASVSSLSNISKAEAAETSKPFSMKFAPHFGMFKHSAGEDLVDQLKFSSDQGFTAWEDNGMKRRSVEDQKRIASTMEQLNMEMGVLVALIDLKNKINFVSDDKAAREEVLQGMRETVDVAKRVNAKWLTVVPGYVHSRLPHDYQMANCIELLRQCCDILEPHGLTMVLEPLNHPTNHPGLFLHESPQAYLICRAVNRPSCKILFDIYHQQITEGNLIPNIDHCWSEIPYFQAGDNPGRNEPGTGEINFKNVFQHIANKGYTGIVGMEHGNSQPGVEGEQAVIKAYRAVDPS, encoded by the coding sequence ATGCAACGCCGTGATTTTCTCGCCCAAACTGCTCTGGCTGCTGGTGCCATGGCTTCAGTCTCTTCTCTGTCAAACATTTCGAAGGCAGAGGCTGCCGAGACATCTAAACCGTTTTCGATGAAGTTTGCTCCTCACTTTGGCATGTTCAAGCATTCCGCTGGGGAAGACCTGGTCGATCAATTGAAGTTCTCCTCCGACCAGGGATTCACTGCCTGGGAAGATAACGGAATGAAGCGTCGCTCTGTCGAAGATCAAAAGCGAATTGCCTCGACGATGGAACAGTTGAATATGGAGATGGGCGTTTTAGTCGCATTGATTGATCTGAAGAATAAGATCAATTTTGTCAGCGACGATAAAGCGGCTCGCGAGGAAGTTTTACAGGGAATGCGCGAGACCGTCGATGTCGCCAAGAGAGTGAATGCGAAATGGCTTACCGTTGTTCCGGGCTATGTTCATTCAAGGTTGCCGCATGACTATCAAATGGCGAACTGCATCGAACTGTTGCGTCAGTGTTGTGATATTCTCGAACCTCACGGTCTGACGATGGTACTGGAACCGTTGAACCATCCTACGAATCACCCGGGTCTCTTTCTTCATGAATCTCCACAGGCCTACCTCATCTGCCGGGCGGTGAATCGCCCGTCCTGCAAAATTCTGTTTGATATTTATCATCAGCAGATCACCGAAGGTAACTTGATTCCCAATATCGATCACTGTTGGTCAGAGATTCCTTACTTTCAGGCGGGAGACAACCCAGGCCGGAACGAACCGGGTACGGGAGAAATCAATTTCAAGAACGTCTTCCAACACATTGCCAACAAAGGCTACACCGGCATCGTCGGCATGGAACACGGAAATTCCCAACCCGGAGTCGAGGGCGAACAGGCTGTGATCAAAGCTTATCGTGCTGTTGATCCTAGTTGA
- the katG gene encoding catalase/peroxidase HPI: MATSTRLVRVIMAGAVLSIGVLVFAQARSDKDKPEEGIQKELNQDSADEKSDNLSKCPVMGATTAASARHTAAGSMSNGDWWPNQLNLHILHQNAPISNPLGPDFNYAEEFQKLDLVAVKKDIEELMTTSQDWWPADYGHYGPLFIRMAWHSAGTYRVTDGRGGASDGTQRFAPLNSWPDNANLDKARRLLWPIKQKYGNRISWADLMVLTGNVALESMGFETFGFAGGREDVWVPQEDVFWGPESEWLGAKRYEGDRELDNPLAAVQMGLIYVNPEGPNAEPDPIAAAKDIRDTFGRMAMNDEETVALIAGGHTFGKAHGAADPSENVGPEPEGAGLEEQGLGWKNKFGKGNAEDTITSGLEGAWTSTPAAWSHSYFNNLFGYEWELTKSPAGAHQWTPKEESAQGTVPDAHDPDKSHAPIMFTTDLALKMDPAYAKISKRFHEHPEEFELAFSKAWYKLTHRDMGPVARLLGPDIPEAQLWQDPIPKADYELIGDEDIANLKSKILDSGLTESQLVTTAWASASTFRGSDMRGGANGARIRLAPQKDWAVNEPAELTKVLETLENIQKEFNEAQTNGKKVSVADLIVLGGSVGLEEAAKKAGHEIDVPFSPGRTDATDEMTDAEAFAVLEPKADGFRNYQSRDIDRRAEELLIDRAQQLKLTAPEMTVLIGGMRVLDTNVGFPQLGVLTNQTGTLTNDFFVNLLDMNTEWEKSKMCDHFFEGRDRETGEVKWTASSVDLVFGSNSQLRAISEVYASEGSQQRFVHDFVAAWTKVMNLDRFDLDPSLQSHSPSVAVK, encoded by the coding sequence ATGGCCACTTCTACCCGCCTCGTTCGCGTGATCATGGCCGGTGCCGTATTAAGCATCGGCGTTTTAGTATTCGCTCAAGCACGTTCTGACAAAGATAAACCTGAAGAAGGAATCCAGAAGGAACTGAACCAGGATTCAGCCGACGAAAAAAGTGACAACTTAAGCAAGTGCCCCGTGATGGGTGCGACAACCGCTGCGTCGGCCAGACATACCGCCGCTGGTTCAATGTCTAACGGGGACTGGTGGCCTAATCAGTTGAATCTTCACATTCTTCATCAGAATGCTCCCATTAGTAATCCCTTGGGCCCCGACTTCAATTACGCCGAAGAATTCCAGAAACTCGACCTGGTAGCTGTGAAGAAGGACATCGAGGAATTGATGACCACATCTCAGGATTGGTGGCCCGCCGACTACGGTCATTATGGCCCGTTGTTTATTCGCATGGCCTGGCATAGTGCGGGAACCTATCGAGTGACTGACGGTCGTGGTGGTGCCAGCGATGGAACTCAACGGTTTGCACCGTTGAACAGTTGGCCTGACAACGCCAACCTCGACAAAGCTCGCCGATTGTTGTGGCCGATCAAACAGAAATATGGCAACAGGATCTCTTGGGCAGATCTGATGGTTCTCACAGGTAATGTTGCTCTGGAGTCCATGGGATTTGAAACATTCGGGTTTGCTGGTGGTCGTGAAGACGTTTGGGTTCCGCAGGAAGATGTTTTCTGGGGACCGGAAAGCGAATGGTTGGGAGCCAAACGATACGAAGGCGACCGAGAGTTAGATAATCCTCTGGCCGCTGTTCAAATGGGTTTGATCTACGTTAATCCCGAAGGCCCCAATGCTGAACCTGATCCCATCGCCGCCGCCAAAGACATTCGGGACACTTTCGGTCGAATGGCAATGAACGACGAAGAAACGGTCGCACTGATCGCTGGCGGGCATACATTCGGAAAAGCTCACGGGGCCGCCGATCCCAGCGAGAATGTTGGTCCGGAACCCGAAGGGGCTGGTCTCGAAGAGCAGGGGCTCGGCTGGAAGAACAAATTCGGCAAAGGAAACGCAGAGGATACGATCACGAGTGGTCTCGAAGGTGCCTGGACATCAACTCCCGCAGCATGGTCACACAGTTACTTCAATAACTTGTTCGGATACGAATGGGAACTGACCAAAAGTCCTGCCGGTGCCCACCAATGGACACCCAAAGAGGAATCGGCTCAGGGAACCGTACCTGATGCACATGATCCTGATAAGTCTCACGCCCCCATAATGTTCACGACGGACCTCGCACTGAAGATGGATCCAGCTTATGCAAAAATCTCTAAACGTTTTCATGAACATCCAGAAGAGTTTGAACTCGCTTTCTCCAAAGCCTGGTACAAACTGACTCATCGTGACATGGGCCCCGTTGCTCGGTTGCTAGGGCCTGATATTCCCGAGGCACAACTCTGGCAGGATCCCATTCCCAAAGCCGATTATGAATTAATCGGCGACGAGGATATCGCAAACCTGAAAAGTAAGATCCTGGATTCGGGATTGACCGAATCCCAACTCGTAACAACAGCCTGGGCATCAGCTTCCACCTTCCGCGGATCAGACATGCGTGGGGGAGCTAACGGTGCACGAATTCGACTCGCCCCTCAGAAAGACTGGGCCGTCAATGAACCAGCCGAACTCACCAAAGTTCTGGAGACCTTGGAAAACATTCAGAAAGAGTTCAATGAAGCGCAGACTAACGGTAAGAAAGTTTCTGTTGCGGATCTCATCGTACTGGGAGGCTCCGTCGGTCTTGAAGAAGCAGCGAAGAAAGCAGGACACGAAATCGATGTCCCATTTTCTCCCGGACGGACCGATGCCACAGATGAGATGACTGACGCGGAAGCGTTCGCAGTCCTTGAACCAAAAGCAGATGGGTTCCGTAATTACCAGAGCAGAGACATCGATCGTCGAGCAGAAGAGTTGTTGATCGACCGAGCTCAGCAACTCAAGCTGACCGCTCCAGAGATGACTGTTCTGATTGGAGGTATGCGAGTACTCGATACGAATGTCGGCTTCCCCCAACTTGGCGTTCTAACCAATCAAACGGGGACGCTGACCAACGACTTCTTCGTCAACCTGCTGGACATGAATACGGAATGGGAGAAGTCGAAAATGTGCGATCACTTCTTCGAAGGACGTGACCGGGAAACAGGAGAAGTTAAGTGGACAGCCAGCTCCGTCGATCTGGTATTCGGTTCGAACTCGCAACTTCGAGCAATCTCAGAAGTCTACGCCAGTGAAGGCTCTCAACAGAGATTCGTCCACGACTTCGTGGCCGCCTGGACTAAGGTCATGAATTTGGATCGATTCGATCTCGATCCAAGTCTTCAGAGTCACTCTCCTTCGGTCGCAGTGAAGTAA
- a CDS encoding DUF3565 domain-containing protein: protein MQQPVIGYHQDEEKHWVAELGCGHNQHVRHDPPWMIREWVTSPEGREKMLGHQLNCVKCDEQAPVDERPAVVISIQVGKPQLMDVDNPWTSGFIKEPTMEPTWLGATNLDGDEQADLVHHGGPDKAVCVYSAVHYSYWNEQLALPEMNWGAFGENFTVSQLTEQDVCIGDIWSVGETLLQVSQPRQPCWKLARRWEIKDLALQVQKTGYTGWYFRVLKEGWVLPLMPIQLVERLHEQWTIAAANQVMHDNKTDWKSSSQLGALEELSSSWKKTLAKRVDTGQQPDESRRLGLG, encoded by the coding sequence ATGCAGCAACCTGTCATTGGCTACCATCAGGATGAAGAAAAGCATTGGGTCGCCGAACTTGGTTGCGGTCACAATCAACATGTGCGCCATGATCCTCCTTGGATGATTCGCGAATGGGTGACATCGCCTGAGGGACGCGAGAAAATGTTGGGCCATCAACTCAACTGCGTTAAATGCGATGAGCAGGCTCCAGTAGATGAGCGGCCAGCTGTGGTGATCTCGATTCAGGTCGGAAAGCCTCAATTGATGGACGTTGACAACCCATGGACATCGGGTTTCATCAAAGAGCCGACGATGGAGCCAACGTGGTTAGGGGCGACCAATCTTGATGGGGATGAGCAAGCCGATCTTGTCCATCATGGTGGACCTGACAAGGCTGTTTGCGTTTACTCCGCAGTTCATTATTCCTACTGGAACGAGCAACTCGCTCTTCCCGAAATGAACTGGGGCGCCTTTGGTGAAAACTTTACGGTAAGTCAGTTAACCGAGCAGGATGTCTGCATCGGTGACATCTGGTCTGTGGGCGAAACACTTCTGCAAGTTTCCCAACCTCGACAACCTTGCTGGAAACTTGCTCGTCGGTGGGAGATTAAAGATCTCGCACTTCAAGTTCAGAAAACAGGCTATACAGGTTGGTACTTTCGAGTATTGAAAGAAGGGTGGGTTCTGCCTTTGATGCCGATTCAACTTGTCGAACGACTCCATGAACAATGGACGATCGCTGCGGCCAACCAAGTAATGCACGATAATAAAACGGACTGGAAAAGTTCGTCGCAACTCGGGGCTTTGGAGGAGCTATCATCCAGTTGGAAGAAAACGCTCGCCAAGCGGGTCGATACAGGCCAGCAACCGGACGAATCGAGACGTCTCGGGTTAGGATAA
- a CDS encoding haloacid dehalogenase type II, whose protein sequence is MNTIIKVQAFAILFLGICLSAAFAQDRVPSEDGRSQLKPDVKQEITMPRPKVIILDVNETLLDLAPLKTSVGKALGGKEELLPLWFSTMLHYSLVETLSDNYHSFGEIGTAALMMVAEKQGIELDYEEAKESIVTPLRSLPPHPDVAAGLKALKAEGYYIVSLTNSSAIGVETQLRNARLTDLIEKQYTIESIKKYKPHPDTYNMVLKDLKIEPGDVLMVAAHAWDLAGAKNVGLQTAFISRPGATLYPNVDRPDYVVNDFSELVKVLKSTKP, encoded by the coding sequence ATGAATACAATAATCAAGGTACAGGCGTTTGCGATTCTGTTTCTGGGGATTTGCTTGAGTGCCGCTTTCGCTCAAGATAGAGTGCCCAGTGAAGACGGTCGTTCCCAACTCAAACCCGATGTCAAACAGGAGATAACTATGCCACGCCCTAAGGTCATCATTCTGGACGTGAATGAAACACTCCTTGATCTCGCTCCCTTAAAGACATCCGTTGGTAAAGCTTTGGGAGGGAAAGAAGAGTTATTGCCATTATGGTTCTCGACCATGCTGCATTACTCTCTGGTCGAAACGTTGAGCGACAACTATCACAGTTTCGGAGAAATTGGCACAGCCGCTCTGATGATGGTGGCAGAAAAGCAGGGCATTGAGCTTGATTATGAAGAGGCCAAAGAATCGATTGTGACCCCGCTTCGCTCGCTCCCTCCGCACCCGGACGTCGCTGCAGGGTTGAAAGCGCTTAAAGCTGAGGGATATTACATTGTCTCTTTGACCAACTCTTCCGCAATAGGGGTGGAAACGCAATTGAGAAATGCAAGGCTCACCGACCTGATTGAAAAACAATACACCATCGAGAGCATTAAAAAGTACAAACCGCACCCTGACACCTACAACATGGTTCTGAAAGATCTCAAAATCGAACCGGGTGATGTGTTGATGGTCGCTGCGCATGCTTGGGATTTGGCGGGAGCGAAGAACGTCGGCCTACAAACCGCATTCATCTCAAGGCCAGGAGCGACGCTTTATCCTAACGTCGACAGACCCGACTATGTGGTGAATGATTTCTCCGAATTGGTAAAAGTACTTAAGAGCACCAAACCGTAG
- a CDS encoding carboxymuconolactone decarboxylase family protein, protein MVDFQIHTIESGGESASVLEKSKQAYGYVPNLHAVMAESPELLEAYRTVAEIFGKTNLSETERQIIAMTNNRLNGCEYCMAAHTSIMQGAKVPEDVIMALRDGTSIADPKLEALRVYAEKVNLSRGWPEESDVEAFLEAGYTKQTVLEVILGTAYKVLSNYTNHVAQTPVDKPFAKNAWSTDEQPVR, encoded by the coding sequence ATGGTCGATTTTCAGATCCACACAATCGAATCCGGTGGTGAGAGTGCTTCGGTACTAGAAAAAAGCAAACAAGCCTATGGATACGTGCCAAACTTACACGCAGTCATGGCGGAATCGCCAGAGTTGCTGGAAGCTTACCGAACAGTCGCGGAAATCTTCGGCAAAACGAACCTGAGCGAAACTGAACGGCAGATCATTGCGATGACCAACAACCGACTGAACGGTTGCGAATACTGCATGGCAGCGCACACCTCAATCATGCAGGGAGCCAAAGTTCCCGAGGATGTCATTATGGCCTTGCGGGACGGAACATCGATTGCTGACCCCAAATTGGAAGCCCTGCGTGTCTATGCCGAGAAGGTAAATCTCAGTCGCGGTTGGCCCGAAGAGAGCGACGTTGAAGCGTTCCTGGAGGCCGGTTACACCAAACAGACGGTATTGGAAGTAATCCTCGGAACGGCTTACAAAGTATTATCCAATTACACCAATCATGTCGCTCAGACGCCGGTGGATAAACCCTTCGCGAAGAATGCCTGGAGCACTGACGAACAACCCGTACGTTGA
- a CDS encoding TetR/AcrR family transcriptional regulator, with protein sequence MPWEKSFDESDVLDQVMTVFWEKGYAATSISDITEATGLKRGSLYNAFDGKDDLFMRSLLKYDTERRRKKLDQLEELDNPREAISKFFDYLVNDSITDPVQKGCLLVNTSLDCSRHSEEVQAVVKEAFKDVSLFFERQIKRGQESGDVPESVSIQSTAKTLVALIVGIRVLGRGTFGKTALLQIAEQAKQLIT encoded by the coding sequence ATGCCTTGGGAAAAAAGTTTTGACGAATCGGACGTGCTCGATCAGGTGATGACTGTGTTCTGGGAGAAGGGCTACGCCGCCACTTCAATTTCAGATATCACAGAAGCCACCGGTCTGAAACGTGGTAGTCTTTATAATGCGTTTGATGGCAAGGATGATTTGTTCATGAGATCCTTGCTGAAGTACGACACGGAACGGCGTCGAAAAAAGCTCGATCAATTAGAGGAGCTTGATAATCCACGTGAAGCGATTTCGAAGTTTTTCGACTATCTAGTCAATGACTCAATAACCGACCCCGTCCAAAAAGGGTGTCTGCTGGTCAACACGTCGCTTGATTGTTCCCGGCATAGTGAAGAAGTACAGGCCGTCGTCAAAGAGGCCTTCAAGGATGTATCTTTGTTCTTTGAACGACAGATCAAGCGAGGTCAGGAGAGTGGAGATGTTCCCGAAAGCGTTTCCATTCAGTCCACCGCCAAAACGCTCGTCGCCCTGATTGTTGGGATCAGAGTATTAGGCCGCGGGACGTTTGGAAAAACCGCACTGCTGCAAATTGCTGAACAAGCAAAACAGTTGATCACGTGA
- a CDS encoding winged helix-turn-helix transcriptional regulator: MTGNNTKKTLSCPVETTLKIIGGRWKVLIVHFLFKGTQRFGELTRELNGVSAKVLSTQLRELEADGIIHREEFDETPPKVEYSLTPLGRSLEQVLSSMDAWGRTVEGRQPNDNPSSSIAPLPNHNGDLDHLS, from the coding sequence ATGACCGGAAATAACACGAAGAAAACGCTCAGTTGCCCTGTTGAAACGACGTTGAAGATCATTGGCGGCCGATGGAAGGTTTTGATCGTCCACTTTTTATTTAAAGGCACCCAGAGGTTTGGAGAGTTAACTCGAGAACTTAACGGAGTGTCTGCCAAAGTCCTGTCTACGCAGCTTCGCGAACTCGAAGCAGATGGAATCATCCACCGCGAGGAATTTGATGAGACCCCTCCCAAAGTAGAATATTCTCTTACTCCTCTAGGGAGGTCGTTGGAGCAGGTTCTATCTTCTATGGATGCCTGGGGCAGAACAGTCGAAGGGCGACAGCCGAATGACAATCCAAGCTCCTCAATAGCCCCGCTACCAAACCATAATGGTGATCTCGACCACTTGAGTTGA
- a CDS encoding hydrolase, which translates to MAATNGMIDPEDVVMLLIDHQSGLFNTVKDLPVPDLRNYAIALAKTAALLNIPVLTTASVPDGPNGPLIPEIHQYAPHAQFIPRTGQINAWDNPPFVEAIEKTGRKTLVIAGTLTSVCLAFPAISAIEAGYKAYAVVDASGNWSKMATDLTIARITQAGAIPMDTFAMVAELMRTWNRPEGSKFAEIISEHIVPNYKCLMESYAKAQAVVNDGPETQMDKYQ; encoded by the coding sequence ATGGCTGCTACAAATGGAATGATTGACCCGGAAGATGTTGTCATGCTGCTGATTGATCATCAGAGCGGACTGTTCAATACGGTAAAGGATCTCCCTGTTCCCGACTTGCGAAACTACGCAATCGCGCTTGCCAAGACAGCGGCGTTGCTCAATATCCCCGTCTTAACGACAGCTTCTGTTCCGGATGGTCCCAACGGACCGTTGATTCCGGAAATACACCAGTACGCCCCACACGCACAGTTCATACCGCGAACCGGTCAGATCAATGCGTGGGACAACCCTCCCTTTGTCGAGGCGATCGAAAAGACGGGACGCAAGACGCTCGTGATTGCAGGGACGCTGACAAGTGTCTGTCTGGCGTTTCCAGCGATCAGTGCTATCGAAGCAGGTTACAAAGCATACGCCGTGGTCGATGCCTCTGGTAACTGGAGCAAGATGGCCACCGATTTAACGATCGCTCGGATCACCCAAGCGGGCGCCATTCCGATGGACACGTTTGCCATGGTGGCGGAATTGATGCGAACATGGAATCGGCCCGAAGGATCTAAGTTCGCCGAAATCATCTCCGAACACATCGTACCGAATTATAAATGTCTGATGGAAAGTTACGCAAAGGCTCAGGCGGTCGTGAATGATGGGCCTGAGACTCAGATGGACAAGTACCAGTAA
- a CDS encoding pirin family protein yields MLKQIKRIVRDQPQHWVGDGFPVRSLFSYAGGNQYDPFLLLDYAGPHEFAPNEAKRGVEEHPHRGFETVTILYEGELEHRDSSGSHGSIGPGDVQWMTAASGIVHEEFHSRIFAQEGGMLEMVQLWVNLPAAAKQTPPKYQDLLASQFPTASLPGNAGIARVIAGELMEAKGPASTFTPINVWDLQLNEGTTTELTIPEGHTSLLIVQKGEIAANGESLKGVELALFEIAGSQIQLDSKTASRILVLTGEPIGEPVVGQGPFVMNTREEIHQAIADYQAGKMGHLPATESST; encoded by the coding sequence ATGCTAAAGCAGATTAAACGCATCGTTCGCGATCAACCTCAGCATTGGGTCGGTGATGGATTTCCTGTACGGAGTTTGTTCTCCTATGCGGGGGGAAATCAGTACGATCCATTCCTGCTCCTCGATTACGCCGGGCCACACGAATTTGCTCCCAACGAAGCAAAACGAGGTGTGGAAGAGCATCCGCATCGAGGTTTCGAGACGGTGACTATCCTCTATGAAGGAGAATTAGAGCATCGTGATTCAAGCGGCAGCCATGGTTCGATCGGTCCTGGCGACGTGCAATGGATGACAGCGGCTTCCGGGATTGTTCATGAAGAATTCCACAGCCGTATCTTTGCCCAAGAAGGGGGCATGCTGGAGATGGTCCAGTTGTGGGTGAACCTTCCGGCGGCAGCCAAACAGACGCCTCCCAAGTATCAGGACTTGCTGGCGTCTCAATTTCCTACCGCATCGTTACCAGGAAACGCAGGTATTGCCCGTGTAATCGCTGGCGAACTCATGGAAGCAAAAGGGCCTGCTTCGACATTTACGCCGATCAACGTTTGGGATTTGCAATTGAATGAAGGTACCACGACCGAGCTAACAATTCCTGAAGGGCATACATCACTTCTGATTGTCCAGAAGGGAGAGATCGCTGCTAACGGGGAATCGTTGAAAGGAGTCGAACTGGCACTCTTCGAAATCGCCGGAAGTCAGATTCAACTTGATTCGAAAACTGCATCACGCATTCTTGTCCTGACGGGCGAGCCGATTGGAGAACCTGTCGTCGGACAGGGCCCCTTCGTGATGAACACACGAGAGGAAATTCATCAGGCGATTGCCGATTATCAGGCGGGGAAAATGGGTCACTTACCTGCAACAGAGAGTTCGACCTGA